A genomic segment from Alistipes senegalensis JC50 encodes:
- a CDS encoding alpha-isopropylmalate synthase regulatory domain-containing protein, translating to MVRSVEIMDTTLRDGEQTSGVSFNAREKLTIARLLLEELRVSRIEIASARVSQGEQQAVRAVAEWAAAKGYADRVEALGFIDGGLSLDWLGAAGCRVVNLLAKGSRRHCEGQLRRTPEQHLADVRAEILAAVDRDMRVNLYLEDWSNGMRHSPDYVYAMLDGLADAPVQRFLCPDTLGVLDPYDTERFCRDLVARYPHLRFDFHAHNDYDLAVANTAAAVRAGFHGVHVTVNGLGERAGNAPLSSTVAVLHDRLGCKTGIDETKINRVSRTVESHTGIRIPANRPIVGESVFTQCAGIHADGDNKNNLYFNELLPERFGRVREYALGKTSGKANILKNLEVLGIDLDEAAMRKVTERVVELSDKKELVTVEDLPYIVADVLRYDLADNPVRILNYSLSLAQGLRPVATLKIEIHDRPYEQTSAGDGQYDAFMRALRQIYREQLGREFPMLRDYAVSIPPGGRTDAFVQTIITWEMDGRVFKTRGLDADQTEAAIKATIKMLNIIEINYNDNGC from the coding sequence ATGGTGCGTTCGGTCGAAATAATGGACACCACGCTGCGCGACGGCGAGCAGACATCGGGCGTTTCGTTCAACGCCCGCGAAAAGCTCACCATCGCCCGGCTCCTGCTGGAGGAACTGCGTGTGAGCCGCATCGAGATCGCCTCGGCGCGGGTTTCGCAGGGCGAGCAGCAGGCCGTGCGCGCCGTCGCCGAGTGGGCCGCCGCCAAAGGGTATGCCGACCGTGTCGAGGCCCTCGGGTTCATCGACGGCGGGCTGTCGCTCGACTGGCTGGGCGCGGCCGGATGCCGCGTGGTGAACCTGCTGGCCAAAGGCTCCCGCAGGCATTGCGAGGGACAATTGCGCCGCACGCCCGAACAGCACCTGGCGGATGTCCGCGCCGAGATTCTCGCCGCCGTCGATCGGGACATGCGCGTGAACCTCTACCTCGAAGACTGGTCCAACGGCATGCGCCACTCGCCCGACTACGTGTATGCCATGCTCGACGGACTGGCCGACGCCCCCGTGCAGCGTTTCCTGTGTCCCGACACGCTGGGCGTGCTCGATCCCTACGACACCGAGCGTTTCTGCCGCGATCTGGTGGCGCGCTACCCGCATCTGCGCTTCGATTTTCACGCCCATAACGACTATGACCTGGCCGTGGCCAATACCGCTGCTGCCGTGCGGGCGGGTTTCCACGGGGTTCATGTCACCGTCAACGGGCTGGGCGAACGCGCCGGCAATGCGCCGCTGTCGAGCACCGTGGCGGTGCTCCACGACCGGCTGGGCTGTAAGACCGGCATCGACGAGACGAAGATCAACCGCGTCAGCCGCACGGTCGAGTCGCACACGGGCATTCGCATTCCCGCCAACCGTCCGATCGTGGGCGAAAGCGTCTTTACGCAGTGCGCGGGCATCCATGCCGACGGCGACAACAAGAACAACCTCTATTTCAACGAACTGCTGCCCGAACGCTTCGGCCGCGTCCGCGAATACGCGCTGGGCAAGACCTCGGGCAAGGCCAACATCCTCAAAAACCTCGAAGTGCTGGGCATCGACCTCGACGAGGCCGCGATGCGCAAGGTGACCGAGCGGGTGGTGGAGCTGAGCGACAAGAAGGAGCTGGTGACGGTCGAGGACCTGCCCTATATCGTCGCCGACGTGCTGCGCTATGACCTTGCGGACAATCCGGTGAGGATACTCAATTACAGCCTTTCGCTGGCGCAGGGGCTTCGTCCCGTGGCGACGCTCAAGATCGAGATTCACGACCGCCCCTACGAGCAGACTTCGGCCGGCGACGGTCAGTACGACGCTTTCATGCGGGCCCTACGGCAGATCTACCGCGAACAGCTCGGCCGCGAGTTCCCGATGCTGCGCGACTACGCCGTGTCGATTCCGCCCGGCGGCCGCACCGACGCTTTCGTGCAGACGATCATCACGTGGGAGATGGACGGCCGCGTGTTCAAGACCCGCGGGCTGGATGCCGACCAGACCGAAGCCGCCATCAAGGCGACGATCAAAATGCTGAATATCATCGAAATAAATTATAACGACAATGGATGTTAA
- a CDS encoding DUF5689 domain-containing protein: MPRFHRIAVAFAALLTAGCYDSRFGEPDGGVSGEPATETIAALRALYAGTPFTVTGDIVVAGRVTTSDRAENFYRTLCIEDNEAGLEVMAGIDHLHNDFPAGCRVTLRLKGLTVAESRGVLQVGRPPAAGSGYATDYIGSQPALAAVLVRSGESLNTPTPALRRIPELTPALCGTLIRIDGLRYTPEDLSASTWSGYKRFADSDDNTVYTYVRPYARFADADVPAGTVSLTGILQYDAAGDGRYTLKPRDESDCRP, translated from the coding sequence ATGCCTCGCTTCCACCGCATCGCCGTCGCCTTTGCCGCACTTCTGACGGCCGGGTGCTACGACTCCCGGTTCGGAGAGCCGGACGGCGGCGTATCGGGGGAACCTGCGACGGAGACCATCGCCGCCCTGCGGGCGCTCTACGCCGGGACGCCGTTCACGGTCACGGGCGACATCGTGGTCGCAGGGAGGGTCACGACCAGCGACCGGGCGGAGAACTTCTACCGCACGCTCTGCATCGAGGACAATGAAGCGGGACTTGAAGTGATGGCGGGTATCGACCATCTGCACAACGACTTTCCGGCCGGATGCCGCGTAACATTGCGGCTGAAGGGGCTGACCGTGGCCGAAAGCCGCGGCGTATTGCAGGTCGGACGCCCTCCCGCCGCAGGAAGCGGCTATGCGACCGATTACATCGGCTCCCAGCCGGCGCTGGCCGCGGTGCTCGTCCGCAGCGGCGAGAGCCTGAATACCCCCACACCCGCCCTGCGCCGGATTCCCGAACTCACCCCGGCCCTCTGCGGCACGCTGATCCGCATCGACGGCCTTCGCTACACGCCTGAAGACCTCTCGGCGTCAACGTGGTCCGGATACAAACGCTTCGCCGACAGCGACGACAACACCGTCTACACCTACGTCCGCCCCTACGCCCGGTTCGCCGATGCCGACGTTCCCGCCGGGACGGTATCGCTCACGGGGATTCTCCAATACGACGCCGCGGGCGACGGGCGCTACACCCTCAAACCACGCGATGAAAGCGATTGCCGGCCTTAG
- the obgE gene encoding GTPase ObgE — MAGSNFVDYVKIFARSGHGGGGSTHFRREKFVAFGGPDGGDGGKGGSIILQGDKQYWTLIHLKYQRHQFAEDGEHGSGARSSGKDAKDIIIPVPLGTVANRIYENEDGTTTTETVGEVTADGERLVLLKGGRGGLGNWHFKSATNQTPRYAQPGEEGEEGTFILELKVLADVGLVGFPNAGKSTLLSVVSAAKPKIANYAFTTLEPNLGIVEVRDHKSFVMADIPGIIEGAHEGRGLGTRFLRHIERNSVLLFMIPADSDDIRRDYEVLLGELTQYNPELLDKERLLAVTKCDMLDDDLIAEMRGHLPEGIPSVFISSVSGLNIQQLKDMLWEALQR; from the coding sequence ATGGCAGGATCGAACTTCGTAGATTACGTAAAGATATTCGCCCGTTCGGGACACGGCGGCGGCGGCTCGACGCATTTCCGGCGCGAGAAATTCGTGGCTTTCGGCGGCCCTGACGGCGGCGACGGCGGCAAGGGCGGGAGCATCATCCTGCAAGGCGACAAGCAGTACTGGACGCTCATCCACCTCAAATATCAGCGTCACCAGTTCGCCGAAGACGGCGAGCACGGCTCCGGAGCCCGTTCGTCGGGCAAGGATGCCAAGGACATCATCATCCCCGTGCCGCTGGGCACGGTCGCCAACCGCATCTATGAGAACGAGGACGGTACGACCACGACCGAGACGGTGGGGGAGGTGACGGCCGACGGCGAACGCCTCGTGCTGCTCAAAGGCGGCCGGGGAGGTCTGGGCAACTGGCATTTCAAGAGCGCCACGAACCAGACGCCGCGTTACGCCCAGCCGGGCGAAGAGGGCGAGGAGGGCACGTTCATCCTCGAACTGAAGGTGCTGGCCGACGTGGGGCTGGTGGGCTTCCCCAATGCGGGCAAATCGACACTGCTGTCGGTGGTTTCGGCCGCGAAGCCCAAGATCGCCAACTACGCTTTCACGACGCTGGAACCCAACCTGGGCATCGTCGAGGTCCGCGACCACAAATCGTTCGTCATGGCCGACATCCCGGGCATCATCGAGGGCGCCCACGAGGGCCGCGGTCTCGGAACCCGCTTCCTGCGCCATATCGAGCGCAATTCGGTGCTGCTGTTTATGATCCCCGCCGACAGCGACGACATCCGCCGCGACTACGAGGTCCTGCTGGGTGAACTGACGCAGTACAATCCCGAATTGCTGGACAAAGAGCGCCTGCTGGCCGTCACCAAATGCGACATGCTCGACGACGACCTGATCGCCGAGATGCGCGGCCATCTGCCCGAAGGCATTCCGTCGGTCTTCATCTCGTCGGTTTCGGGGCTGAATATCCAGCAGCTGAAAGACATGCTTTGGGAGGCGTTGCAGCGGTAG
- a CDS encoding DUF5689 domain-containing protein translates to MKAIAGLSLSLLLAGCDKATEPGFAKTPEASQHTVTYLKSLCDGCASVAVTQDITIRGFITANDLFGEFDRTIVVEDASGGISIAADHPSLADDYPFGAIATVRCNGLTLCNYGGKIELGAEPGDYGAGAIPREELSRHIRVTLPEEGESHRTAPLTFGEVGPRHIDTRVRFDGVRFAEPGKTWCDTDPETGRTVATERTILDAEGNEFTVRSAATCAYAKEPLPSGTGSLYGIIDYFAGKYTLRVTNREIVFSRTATPYAAHPE, encoded by the coding sequence ATGAAAGCGATTGCCGGCCTTAGCCTGTCGCTGCTGCTGGCCGGGTGCGACAAAGCCACGGAACCCGGATTCGCCAAGACGCCCGAAGCGTCGCAGCACACCGTCACCTACCTGAAATCGCTCTGCGACGGCTGCGCCAGCGTCGCCGTCACGCAGGATATCACCATCCGGGGATTCATCACCGCCAACGACCTTTTCGGGGAATTCGACAGGACAATCGTCGTCGAGGATGCCAGCGGCGGCATCTCCATCGCCGCCGATCATCCCTCGCTGGCCGACGACTATCCGTTCGGAGCTATCGCCACCGTCCGGTGCAACGGACTGACACTCTGCAACTACGGCGGAAAGATCGAATTGGGCGCCGAACCCGGGGATTACGGCGCCGGGGCCATTCCGCGCGAGGAGCTCTCCCGCCATATCCGCGTCACGCTGCCGGAGGAGGGCGAAAGCCACCGGACCGCCCCGCTCACCTTCGGGGAGGTCGGGCCCCGGCATATCGACACCCGGGTCCGGTTCGACGGCGTGCGTTTCGCCGAGCCGGGCAAGACGTGGTGCGACACCGATCCCGAAACGGGGCGCACCGTCGCCACCGAGCGGACGATCCTCGACGCCGAAGGCAACGAATTCACCGTGCGGAGCGCCGCGACGTGCGCATACGCAAAGGAGCCCCTGCCTTCCGGCACGGGCTCCCTGTACGGAATCATCGACTATTTCGCGGGAAAATACACGCTCCGCGTCACCAACCGCGAGATCGTCTTTTCCAGGACCGCAACGCCGTACGCGGCACATCCTGAGTAG
- a CDS encoding sulfatase encodes MNKLNLNSTLLKASALSAAALPATGMAAEKSKPQSDRPNIVVIVADDLLSSELSCYGGKNIVTPNIDRLANEGVRFTHNYASIAMSVPIRASMYTGLYPVRHGSYQNHKATFGGTKTVNEYMPEEGYRVGRAGKNHPITPSVYKFEKVPGFTVGCTAKRAPYNVDGIREFVTRDDNPFLLYVCSIHPHAPWTWGDPTEFDKDKLVMPENCVDNPKMREIFTHYLAEVRALDNEVGSVLEVLEETGKLDNTIVMFLGEQGPQFPGGKWTCWYPGVNSALVARYPSKIEPGSLSHAIVQYEDLLPTFLDIAGGKPRKELDGISFKKALFGESQKARKYAYGIHNNIPEGRPYPIRSIRDEKYALIWNLTPEKEYHEKHLMKDPPSNTGVWEAWKSSENTDPKAKRLIDRFVHRPEFEFYDVENDPWEMNNLADKPEYRNRIKKMKKELEKWMEQQGDKGAAMDVSFPGQPK; translated from the coding sequence ATGAACAAACTGAATCTGAATTCCACGCTGCTCAAAGCCTCCGCACTCTCCGCGGCGGCACTGCCCGCAACGGGCATGGCAGCCGAAAAAAGCAAACCCCAGAGCGACCGGCCCAACATCGTGGTGATCGTGGCCGACGACCTGCTGTCGTCCGAGCTGAGCTGCTACGGAGGAAAGAACATCGTAACCCCCAACATCGACAGACTGGCCAACGAAGGAGTGCGGTTCACCCACAACTACGCCTCGATCGCCATGAGCGTACCCATCCGCGCCTCGATGTACACGGGTCTCTACCCCGTCCGCCACGGCTCCTACCAGAACCACAAGGCGACCTTCGGGGGGACCAAGACCGTCAACGAATACATGCCCGAAGAGGGTTACCGCGTAGGCCGCGCCGGCAAGAACCACCCGATCACTCCGTCGGTCTACAAATTCGAAAAGGTCCCCGGATTCACCGTAGGCTGCACGGCGAAGAGAGCCCCCTACAACGTGGACGGCATCCGCGAATTCGTGACCCGCGACGACAATCCGTTCCTGCTCTACGTGTGCAGCATCCACCCGCACGCGCCGTGGACATGGGGCGATCCGACGGAGTTCGACAAGGACAAACTCGTGATGCCCGAAAACTGCGTGGACAATCCCAAAATGCGCGAGATATTCACCCACTATCTGGCCGAAGTCCGCGCGCTCGACAACGAGGTCGGCTCGGTGCTCGAAGTGCTGGAAGAGACAGGCAAGCTCGACAATACGATCGTCATGTTCCTCGGCGAGCAGGGGCCGCAGTTCCCCGGCGGCAAATGGACCTGCTGGTATCCGGGCGTGAACAGCGCGCTCGTGGCCCGTTACCCCTCGAAAATCGAACCGGGAAGCCTGTCCCACGCCATCGTGCAATACGAAGACCTGCTGCCCACGTTCCTCGACATCGCGGGCGGCAAACCGCGGAAGGAACTCGACGGCATCAGTTTCAAGAAAGCGCTGTTCGGCGAATCGCAGAAAGCCCGCAAGTATGCCTACGGCATCCACAACAACATTCCGGAAGGCCGTCCCTACCCGATCCGCAGCATCCGCGACGAGAAATACGCCCTGATCTGGAACCTGACGCCCGAAAAGGAGTACCACGAAAAGCATCTGATGAAAGATCCCCCCAGCAACACGGGCGTCTGGGAGGCGTGGAAATCGTCGGAGAATACGGACCCCAAGGCCAAACGGCTGATCGACAGGTTCGTGCACCGTCCCGAATTCGAATTCTACGACGTGGAGAACGACCCGTGGGAGATGAACAACCTGGCCGACAAACCCGAATACCGGAACCGGATCAAAAAGATGAAGAAGGAACTGGAAAAATGGATGGAACAGCAGGGAGACAAAGGCGCCGCAATGGACGTGAGCTTCCCGGGGCAACCCAAATGA
- a CDS encoding DUF5606 domain-containing protein, protein MELKEILAISGQPGLYKYVAQSKNGVIVESLLDGRRMNAAANAKVSALTEISMFTEGDDIALADVFTRIYAHTGGKEAISHKEAPEKLKAAFAEVLPEYDRDRVHVSDMKKCFAWYNTLVQAGFTEFKLPVEEEAK, encoded by the coding sequence ATGGAACTGAAAGAGATTCTGGCCATCTCGGGCCAGCCCGGACTTTATAAATACGTGGCGCAGTCGAAGAACGGCGTGATCGTCGAGTCGCTGCTCGACGGCCGGCGCATGAATGCCGCGGCGAATGCCAAGGTGAGCGCCCTGACCGAGATTTCGATGTTCACCGAGGGCGACGACATCGCGCTGGCCGATGTCTTCACCCGGATTTACGCCCACACCGGGGGCAAGGAGGCGATCAGTCACAAGGAGGCTCCCGAGAAGCTGAAAGCCGCGTTCGCCGAGGTGCTTCCCGAGTACGACCGCGACCGGGTGCACGTTTCGGACATGAAGAAATGCTTCGCGTGGTACAACACGCTCGTGCAGGCCGGATTCACGGAGTTCAAGCTCCCCGTTGAAGAGGAGGCGAAATAA
- a CDS encoding lipoprotein, with the protein MKRTLFAAVAALCLAACNSDSGPERTTPAEFGEVTFSPAEVASDTEVAVEAFITSEYGFRRVDIVYFFDDDESYVLFASPMRSFDAETKALTYKGIIPGQKAGRKVTFRVRAITAYDVVTYSDPRSYTIPDGEGDEKNEQPN; encoded by the coding sequence ATGAAACGGACGTTGTTCGCCGCTGTTGCCGCGCTGTGTCTCGCGGCCTGCAATTCCGATTCCGGGCCGGAGAGGACGACCCCTGCGGAGTTCGGCGAAGTGACGTTTTCTCCGGCCGAGGTCGCGTCCGATACGGAGGTCGCGGTGGAGGCGTTCATTACGAGCGAATACGGATTCCGCCGCGTGGACATCGTCTATTTCTTCGACGACGACGAATCCTACGTGCTGTTCGCGTCGCCGATGCGTTCGTTCGATGCCGAAACCAAGGCGCTGACCTACAAAGGGATCATTCCCGGGCAGAAGGCGGGCCGGAAGGTGACTTTCCGGGTGCGCGCCATCACGGCTTACGACGTGGTCACCTACTCCGATCCCCGGTCGTACACGATTCCCGACGGAGAGGGGGATGAAAAAAACGAACAACCCAATTAA
- a CDS encoding methylglyoxal synthase, with translation MDKKTKVLALVAHDNMKRDLAEWVDWNSRKLSRHHLVCTGTTGKMVEKTLRDHKEEHEDDEPKPELRITLLKSGPLGGDQQLGSLIADGKINALIFFWDPMSAQPHDVDVKALLRLATLYNVPTAVNRSSADFLISSPLFEDDEYEPVVKDYKAYVERVLK, from the coding sequence ATGGACAAGAAGACGAAGGTGCTGGCCCTGGTGGCCCACGACAACATGAAGCGCGACCTGGCGGAGTGGGTCGATTGGAACAGCCGCAAACTGAGCCGTCACCACTTGGTGTGCACGGGAACGACCGGCAAGATGGTCGAAAAGACGCTGCGCGATCACAAGGAGGAGCACGAGGACGACGAGCCGAAGCCCGAATTGCGGATCACGCTGCTGAAATCGGGCCCGCTGGGCGGCGACCAGCAGTTGGGATCGCTGATCGCCGACGGCAAGATCAACGCGCTGATCTTCTTCTGGGACCCGATGTCGGCCCAGCCGCACGATGTCGATGTGAAGGCGCTGCTGCGTCTGGCGACGCTCTACAACGTGCCGACGGCCGTCAACCGTTCTTCGGCGGATTTCCTGATCTCTTCGCCGCTGTTCGAGGACGACGAGTACGAACCCGTCGTGAAGGACTACAAAGCCTACGTCGAGCGGGTGCTGAAATAG
- the leuB gene encoding 3-isopropylmalate dehydrogenase, with the protein MDVNIALLAGDGIGPEIVAEAVKALDRVAEKFGHKITYTPALVGAAAIDATGDPYPDETHAVCLAADAVLFGAIGDPKYDNDPTAKVRPEQGLLRMRKSLGLFANLRPVALFDALADRSPLRAEVVRGTDFICVRELTGGIYFGRPQGRDDDGKRAFDTCTYTVGEIERVLHVAFRLAASRRRKLTVVDKANVLETSRLWRETAQRIAKEYPEVAVDYMFVDNAAMQIIRQPAWFDVIVTENMFGDILTDEASVISGSLGMLSSASVGAEVALFEPIHGSYPQAAGKNIANPMATILSAAMLLEHLGLDAEGKAVRRAVDKALADGIVTEDLAVAGGRAYSTSEVGDYVAKNV; encoded by the coding sequence ATGGATGTTAACATCGCTCTTTTAGCCGGCGACGGCATCGGTCCCGAGATCGTCGCCGAAGCCGTGAAGGCTCTGGACCGCGTGGCGGAGAAGTTCGGACACAAGATCACCTATACCCCCGCGCTGGTGGGCGCCGCGGCCATCGACGCCACGGGCGACCCCTATCCCGACGAGACGCACGCCGTCTGCCTCGCCGCCGACGCCGTGCTGTTCGGAGCCATCGGCGACCCGAAGTACGACAACGACCCCACGGCCAAGGTGCGCCCCGAGCAGGGGCTCCTGCGGATGCGCAAGTCGCTGGGGCTGTTCGCCAATCTGCGACCCGTGGCGCTGTTCGACGCGCTGGCCGACCGTTCGCCGCTCCGGGCCGAGGTCGTGCGCGGAACGGATTTCATCTGCGTGCGCGAACTCACGGGCGGCATCTATTTCGGCCGTCCGCAGGGCCGCGACGACGACGGAAAACGCGCCTTCGACACCTGCACCTATACCGTCGGGGAGATCGAACGGGTTCTGCACGTGGCGTTCCGGCTGGCCGCTTCGCGCCGCCGCAAGCTCACGGTCGTGGACAAGGCCAACGTGCTCGAAACCTCGCGTCTGTGGCGTGAGACGGCCCAGCGCATTGCCAAGGAGTACCCCGAGGTGGCGGTGGACTATATGTTCGTGGACAACGCCGCCATGCAGATCATCCGCCAGCCGGCCTGGTTCGATGTCATCGTGACGGAGAACATGTTCGGCGACATCCTCACTGACGAGGCCAGCGTCATCAGCGGTTCGCTGGGCATGCTCTCTTCGGCGAGCGTCGGTGCCGAGGTGGCTCTTTTCGAGCCCATCCACGGCTCCTATCCGCAGGCTGCGGGCAAGAACATCGCCAACCCGATGGCCACGATCCTCTCGGCCGCCATGCTCCTGGAGCACCTGGGGCTCGACGCCGAGGGCAAAGCCGTGCGCCGTGCCGTGGACAAGGCCCTTGCCGACGGCATCGTCACCGAGGATCTTGCGGTCGCCGGCGGACGGGCGTATTCGACCTCCGAGGTGGGGGATTACGTTGCGAAGAACGTATGA
- the serB gene encoding phosphoserine phosphatase SerB: MQNNVEIIQINISGEDKPGMTSSLTEILARYDAFILDIGQANIHQSLTLGILIKTTSDKSGSIMKELLFKASELGVMIRFTPITEERYEDWVGRQGKNRYIITLLGRTVTARHIAEVTKVVAEHGLNIDAIKRLTGRMPLCEDDRAAKSCIELSVRGSLSDEERSTMQAGFMNLSDIGLDVSFQKDDIYRRSRRLICFDMDSTLIETEVIDELAERAGVGDEVRAITASAMRGEIDFRESFSRRVALLKGLDVSVMDEIARNLPITEGLERMMTILKRVGYKTAILSGGFTYFGNYLRQKYGFDYVYANELEIENGHLTGRYVGEVVDGRRKAELLRLLCQFEEINIAQSVAVGDGANDLPMLNLAGLGIAFHAKPKVKATARQSISTIGLDGILYFLGLKDSRIEA; this comes from the coding sequence ATGCAGAACAACGTTGAAATCATCCAGATAAACATTTCGGGCGAGGACAAGCCGGGCATGACCTCGTCGCTCACCGAGATTCTCGCGCGCTACGACGCCTTCATCCTCGACATCGGCCAGGCCAACATCCACCAGTCGCTGACGCTGGGCATCCTGATAAAGACCACCTCCGACAAGTCGGGAAGCATTATGAAGGAGCTGCTCTTCAAAGCCTCGGAGCTGGGCGTCATGATCCGCTTCACGCCCATCACCGAGGAGCGTTACGAAGACTGGGTGGGCCGTCAGGGCAAAAACCGCTACATCATCACGCTGCTGGGCCGCACCGTCACGGCGCGCCACATCGCCGAGGTGACGAAGGTAGTGGCCGAACACGGACTCAACATCGACGCCATCAAGCGCCTCACGGGACGCATGCCGCTCTGCGAGGACGACCGCGCGGCCAAATCGTGCATCGAACTCTCGGTGCGCGGGTCGCTCTCCGACGAGGAGCGCAGCACCATGCAGGCGGGGTTCATGAACCTCTCGGACATCGGACTGGACGTTTCGTTCCAGAAGGACGACATCTACCGCCGCAGCCGCCGTCTGATCTGCTTCGACATGGACTCGACGCTGATCGAGACCGAAGTGATCGACGAACTGGCCGAACGAGCCGGCGTGGGCGACGAGGTGCGCGCGATCACGGCCAGCGCCATGCGCGGCGAGATCGACTTCCGCGAGAGTTTCTCGCGGCGCGTGGCCCTGCTCAAGGGGCTCGACGTTTCGGTCATGGACGAAATAGCCCGCAACCTGCCCATCACCGAAGGGTTGGAGCGCATGATGACCATTCTCAAACGGGTGGGCTACAAGACGGCGATCCTCTCCGGCGGATTCACCTATTTCGGCAACTACCTGCGCCAGAAATACGGCTTCGACTACGTTTATGCCAACGAGCTGGAGATCGAGAACGGACACCTCACGGGCCGCTATGTCGGCGAGGTGGTTGACGGACGCCGTAAAGCCGAACTGCTGCGGCTGCTGTGCCAGTTCGAGGAGATCAACATCGCGCAGTCGGTGGCTGTCGGCGACGGCGCCAACGACCTGCCGATGCTCAACCTCGCGGGTCTGGGCATCGCCTTCCACGCCAAACCCAAGGTGAAGGCCACGGCCCGGCAGTCGATCTCGACGATCGGACTGGACGGCATCCTCTATTTCCTCGGCCTGAAAGATTCCCGCATCGAAGCCTGA
- a CDS encoding mechanosensitive ion channel family protein, with the protein MWTFLAAEDPASLIVPDSVQKANFAKAVEKIANIDYHALLQSLLSESVWILIKILIALAIYFVGRWIVRRILKLVDVAMQHRNVDISLRSFTRNTISTVFTLLLVLIVVSTLGVNVTSLIAVASAATLAIGMALSGTAQNFAGGVMILLMKPYRVGDYISAQGQSGTVRDIKLFSTVITTADNQTIYIPNNSIATAIIDNYSTADLRRVDWSVGISYGDDVDVARKAVLAMLAADSRILKDPEPVVWVAALADSSVNLTIRAWVKNSDYWNVFFEHNEEFYKELPKHGLSFPFPQMDVHVKKE; encoded by the coding sequence ATGTGGACATTTTTAGCGGCTGAAGACCCTGCGTCGCTGATCGTGCCGGACAGCGTGCAGAAGGCTAATTTTGCGAAAGCGGTCGAGAAGATCGCCAACATCGATTATCACGCCCTGCTGCAATCGCTGCTTTCGGAATCGGTCTGGATACTGATAAAGATCCTCATCGCGCTGGCCATCTATTTCGTCGGGCGGTGGATCGTGCGGCGCATCCTGAAACTCGTGGACGTTGCCATGCAGCACCGCAACGTCGATATTTCGCTGCGGTCGTTCACGCGCAATACGATCAGCACCGTGTTCACGCTCCTGCTGGTGCTGATCGTCGTTTCGACGCTGGGCGTCAACGTCACGTCGCTCATCGCCGTCGCTTCGGCCGCCACGCTGGCCATCGGTATGGCCCTGAGCGGTACGGCGCAGAACTTCGCCGGCGGAGTGATGATCCTGCTGATGAAGCCCTACCGCGTCGGCGACTACATTTCGGCCCAGGGACAGTCGGGCACCGTGCGCGACATCAAACTTTTTTCGACGGTGATCACCACGGCCGACAACCAGACGATCTACATTCCCAACAACTCGATCGCCACGGCCATCATCGACAACTATTCGACGGCCGACCTGCGCCGTGTGGACTGGAGCGTCGGCATCTCCTACGGCGACGACGTGGACGTGGCCCGCAAGGCCGTGCTGGCGATGCTGGCCGCCGATTCCCGCATTCTGAAAGACCCCGAACCGGTGGTGTGGGTCGCCGCGCTGGCCGACAGTTCGGTGAACCTCACGATCCGCGCATGGGTGAAGAACAGCGATTACTGGAACGTCTTTTTCGAGCATAACGAGGAGTTCTACAAGGAGCTGCCCAAGCACGGGCTCAGCTTTCCGTTCCCGCAAATGGACGTTCATGTGAAAAAGGAGTAG